One Aegilops tauschii subsp. strangulata cultivar AL8/78 chromosome 2, Aet v6.0, whole genome shotgun sequence genomic window, TTCACCACACCACGCGGTCACTAGACCCGCGCGCTAAGCACAAGCTGGGCCCTCGCTACGTGGGACCATTTTCTATGTTGGAACACATCGGCAAGGTCGCCTACTGCCTTCAACTTCTATCTGGCGCCTGCATCCATGACGTCTTCCATGTGGGCTTGCTGAAGCCTTTTCGAGGTGATCCACCGGCGGCCGCGTCGGCGCTTCCTCCAACCTCCGATGGACGTCTCCTTCCGGGTCCATAGAAGGTGTTGAAGGCCCAGCAGAGCCGAGGAGTTTGGCGTTTGTTGATCCAGTGGCAAGGCCTTCCGGAGGAGGACGCCACTTGGGAGCAGCTCGAGGAGTTCTGCCAGCATTTTCTAGACTTCCACATTCCTAAAAAAATTCTGCCACTTATAATTTATGTTATGATATTCTAATCAGATTCGATGGCAAAGATTTCTCATTTTATCTCCTTTATATGAATGTAATAAAGCCATAATATAATATACTAGACGGATGTACGCAGTTCGTTCACGGCTAGGAACTCAAATGATGTCCCTTGCTAGGCTATCGTTTGAGGTTTTCGGAAGCCAAGCATTAACGAGAGCTTTGCTAAGCAACTTGGGCTTTGTGGCACCGAGTATTTTCCACATCCAACCAAGTCCTTGATAGCGAGGGTCTCGGCTTCGTCCGTCAAGCGACAGCTTCTGCCTCTGACGGCTTCACTATCGCTCATGACTGGTAGTAGTTGTCTCTATGTAGTAGTCGGCCTTTTTTCAGCGGTGGTGATCTGAATTCTATCCAAGAGCTTACTAGTATCATGACTCATTAGCTCAAGGACAAGCTGTTTGCGCAGGCGGGGAGAGATGTTATGACCGGCGTCACTTATAGCCTGGGAGGCCCAATGGCGCGTCTAGTTAGGGGATTGGCCCAACTTATCTTTATTTTTATTAGCTCATCGAGGATTATATAAACGCTTGTAAggacacgttttggaattaagcAATAAGTCATAACTATTGCCCGGCTCCCTTCAGGAGCCGGAaccctaaaccctagccgcccctcTCGCGCCCTCTCCTCCTCGCCGCGCGACCATGGCGTCGGCGCGCCGCCGCTCGCGCCCATCACCTCGCCATCCTCCCTTCCACACCTACAACTTGAGGGCTAGGCCTAGTAGGATCCCAGCTCCTATCAGACAGAGATATCATCGAGAGTGAAATACAAGGATTCACCCTCAGTAGATCACACAAGATGTGCTACACTACAGAGTCGTCATTGAGAGTACAATACAAGGAATCACCCTCGGTAGATCACACTTGGTGCGGCTCTACAGAGTTGTACAATTGTAAGGACCTTTAGAGGTGTTCGGGTCTCGGTACAATGATCCATCATCTCGGATAACCCGGATAGTATGGCATGGCGACACGGACAAGGGTGTAGGACCACTGATGGGACACTAACTCACCTATACTAAGCATATTGGTTAACTGATAAAGTATTAATAGCAGGTTATCAaaaacaggctatgcatcagaataggagctaTCGGAACAACAATGGTAGCAAAACATAATGCAAGAATAAGAGAGAAATAACAGGCAATATCTGGATgatcaagggggttttgcttgcctggaagctctgcggACAAAAACGGATCCTCGACGGCGAAGTAGTCGATCACCGGATCAACAacggtctcagggtctaccggaaaggAAGTAACGAGGAGGGAAataataaataacagagcaatcaaatgcaTCACAAATGTATGTCACGACAAAATGTGTTGGTGATATGCTCTAATGCATTACTAGGCATTTTTAAAAGAAGAGGGAATTTCCAGCTCCATGTATTTTTCGGTATATTGATCGAGGGCCAAATTGTCAATGTTCATTATGTTAGAGGGGGTGTTGAAggtatgtggatggcatattcaCCATGCAATGCCGGCGGATGGGCTCCGCGTGTCTAGAGCGAGCCCATGGTGGGGGGATGGCGCCACGGTCCCCCTGCCTATTGTAGTgggaggtcggggacgagctggGTGGGTCGGGCCATACACTGTGGCCACTAGGGCCCAGTAGCACAGTGCAATTTTCTGTCTTTTTCTTTTTAAATTTCTGCTTTATTCTTTCTCCTCTGTTTTGTatttctttttgctattaaatgAATTTTGTTGTATATGAAATTTGTCACATAAATACTAGGCATCATTATGAGTTAGCACATCAAGTGCCAATTTATTTTGAATAGTTTACTTATTTGTTAAATTGAAAAGTCCCAATTTAATGTTGTTGGTCCAATTTTAAATAGGTTAAGGGCATTTTAGTAATTCAAATGATGTTGGTTTAATCATGAAAATTAGTTAGTGAATATTTGTGATATTATGAACACTTTTGTTTTActgtttgaaaaaaaaattgacttgcattttaaatttgaatttgactttGTTTTTTATCAAGGGGCAATTAAGCTTTCAAAatatgatgacatggcatcattatcATGAGCTCAATGTAACTtaacactgggggtgttacagcACGCTCCCTCATCGGCATGGAGACCGTGGCCATCAAGGTGTTCGAAAAGTCTGGGCTCGCCGCCTGCAGCATGGACGCACGCGTGCTCGGCGAGGTCTCCCCGACATACGCTGTGCACCGGGTCTTCCTCCAGCTAGTGGTCGCACTTATCTACTGCCACATGCGCGAAGTCTCCCACCGTGACGTCAAGCCCCAGAACGTCCTCCTCGATGCTGACGACAACCTCAAGGTGTGTGACTTCGGCCTCGCTGCGCTTTCGGAATCCCACCGCGCATAACAAGCGTTCGACGAAATGCATGAGTCAAATATAAGTTTTACTCTATTAAATTTAGTGGATCGGTTAGGAATGACCATTTTTTTAGAGAAGCAAAAGTACTACAAGTATACTCGGTCCTTTACTCATCTATAAATTATAGGGGATCTATTAGAGTTGCTCTTACTTACCAAAACCAAACTTGAAGCTATATGTACATTTACCCATGACCTTCGTCCATGGCACATACAACAATGATTATTACATTGTTTATTACAAGTCATCAAAAGGCGTAGAAAAAAACCCTGGTAAAAAGAATGACAATTTTGCACGTAGCATCACTGGCGAGTACCACCTTCGTTCGGATTTATTATAGCATCACTGGCGAGTACTGCCTTCATTCGAATTTATTAGTCCTCTTGTACGACCAGAAAATAATTATATACCATAAAAATAGTATCATTAGAAACCTCTTATGAATATGAATCTAACAATATAATTTTTATGAAATAAAGCTTATATCTTAGccaaatttatggtcaaaatttgacacaaaataCGATGGGACCAATAGACCTGAACGGGGGTAAGAACCATCCAAACTGAGATATAAATTATGTGGTAAGCCACTTTAATACCAAAAGTGTTGTTCTAATTCCAAGCTCATGTGAGCTCGGGTAAACAGTAAAAAGAATATCAAAagattttgattttttttgtgtGAAACATTGACAAATAGTGTGACAGCTTGCAAAATTTCATCATGAAATGACGTTCATGGAAGACATTGCAAAAAAATAGATGCTCCATAATGCATTTCAAAAGAACATTTTGCAGCAACATTTTATTGCCACATTTTCACCAATGTCATCGTGATGAAATTTTGGAAGCTATCAAAATATTTGTCAATGTTACACACACACAAAatagatttttttgaatttttttgaatattttcGATTTTATTGTTCACCCAAGCTCACATGAGGTGAGCTCGGCATCAGAACAGCAGTGTCCCTTTAGTATACGTTATTATTATATAGGATATAGCCAAGAGCGTGGCCAACTTGTACTGTGATACACGAAAGCAACACCTGCACATAAAACGATATTTGTCAATTATATAGGATTTTACGGATGTGTGCATCCGTAATATCTTTATGACATTGCGTTGTTGTAGAGGCTGGGTGTAATTGGTATCTTCGCAGGTGGCGATTCCATGTGTAAGCTATGGGGTCAGTTGACCCCACAGCCTTTTGGATTGCAAGCCTATTTCTATTAATATTTGTGCAAAAAATTAGGACATTTTAGAGAGTTTAGTGCATTTGAACCCACAGCTTTTTGGTGCTGGCACCGCCGCTGATCTTCGCGATATTAATATATTCCCTTATTAAAAAAAAAGCAACACCTGCACATAAAACTGAACCTCCTTTTTCTTATCAAACACAACGTCATCTCAACATAGTCAAAACGAAGGAGAAAAGAACACGTTGAAAATGTTTAGCTCCGGTCTTGTGTAGAACCTCCTAGTTCTACTAGCAGGATACAGAAGTTTTAGACTTGCCTACATTTTGTGCTCCTTGTTACGCGGCAAACCTGTGGCATTGGTTTCAGTTAAGGGTAGGCGAGGAGAGCGCGAGGCTGATGAGGCAGCGAACCAGCGCCGCGCACGGCGGGTGGCTCGCATCCACCGGTGCTAGTTCCGGAGGCTTCGGGTTTGTCGCCTCCGGTGATCCATCCGCATTGTCACTTTCCAGGTGCACAACGCAACGGGACGACAGATAACCAACCGAGCCAAACAAACCAGCGCCCCAAATTTTGGTTGGAGTTGCGCGTGGAAAAGAAGACTAGCGTGCAAATTCGCGGCCATTTGTGGGAGACTGCAGCCCAGCACCGAAGCAGCACGACTCGACGTCCTTATTACAGACCTTCCCTACTCGTCTCGTCTCGCCACAGACGCAGCCGCTAACAATAGTGGAATCGCTGGCGCAAAGCATGCCAGCATTGGAAGTTTGGAACACAAGATCTGATCTGCGTGGCTAACTGCACCCTTCATCAGGAGCAGGACCGTACTGTCATTGTCATGTCACACGCCGTAGCGTTTAATTAACAGACTTGGTTCGTCGAAACTTTGTTCCTGCACATGGTGCCGAAGACGACAGCAACCTGTCTGAAACATCACAACTTACACATGTTTGGGTACCAACATCATTAGCAATGGCAGTTCTCAACCCTGTACTATGATATTGTCCATTTGTCTAGAGAGCGAGAGCATTACAATTTCGACACCTCGTTCCATCTGACATGCTCGCATAGGACCTCGGAAGAACAATAGCAATCACATATGTCCAGACAAGGCGACACTCGCATTGTTCGCCCCAAGCTATCCAGAGGACGTTTGCTAGGCCAAAGGTCCTGCCCTCCGCACCCGAACGCGCTCGCCGTTGAAATGGATGTACTTCCACTTCTTCAAGTATTTTTCAAGGACAGGCTTCTGCTTATCTTCCTGGCCTGAAGACGCAAATGCTCGTCCGACTCTTCTTGTTGTATCCTCGTCTGGACGCACGCCCAATTCCTCCATGTCAGCATATATCTGAAATTGGCGAGGAAGAATTAGACTGAAGCCTCAACCTTGACCAACCAGCTAGACACCACTTAcagttcaaaaaaaaaaaaaactagacACCACTTAAATGCCATTGATCATTAAAGCACAATAGACTGTCCCGCAATTGATATCATTAATTATTAACCTAACACTCAACATAGGAGTACCTCCTTTCcctttcgcaaaaaaaaaaaacatatCTCCTTTCCAGTTTATTAGGATCATCTAAAAATCTGCAATTTTTCAGTTTGTAAGGCCTGCAATAACTATCGCCCCTTGTTTATTGGCTCACTCGCCTTTGGAGCATTTAATTTATGCCTAATTTCGATTCTCAATGTTGCTTTAATCCGAGGTCCAACACTTAATTAGAACCCTCCTTGGTTACATTTTTAGATGAGCCGAATAATAAACTAAAAAAGAGGGAGCCTGGATATAACAAACTCAAGTAGTTTGGGATGAACCACACATTTAGCCTTGAAGACTACAGCACATGATTCTCAAAATGAAACACTAGAGCAAATGTGTTAAAACTCAAATATAACCTCCAAAACTTTGTCTGGAAGATGGCGCGTGTTGTAAATCTGGATCATCCGAGAGAACAACTTCTTGGGCACTGAGCGTGTATAAGTTTCTAAGATAGTATTCCAAATTGACTCAGCCTCATCTACTCTTCCATCCATAGAAAGAGCCAACAGCAGTGTATCGTACGTTGTCCATGTCAGCACCTGACCTTTACTCATCAGCCACTTGGTTACCTGTGAAACCATTAAAAGTTGAGAGGTATGTGAGAAAATGAGCTTGCTGAAATTATTTATTTTTTGCGAATTACTGTGATCTATTCTAGACAGACTACCAACTAACTAATTTAGTTCATAATAAGTTACCTGGATAATCTGTAGCCATTTTCTTCGCTTTTTCAACATCTCCAAAGCTTTAGCCGCTGCTATAATTGGAAATTCAGACTCAAAAGCAGTCCACCTATCCAATGCACCATAAACAGCTTCTTTTTCATTCGGTAGTTTTGAAACCTAAGAGAGATGGTTCCATAAACTGATTTGAGCACAGATCAGTTTTTAAGCCCAATAATACCATTGCTACAAAAAAGATGCTTACACATAAGagcaaaactaaaataaaataaaatgccaaaGAGATCGCTTTGTCGAACTGATTTCACACATTTCAGCATGGAAAGGTGAAAACATCATGATCGAGTGGCGTTATATCTTACAGTATTAACAAGACAAAGAGCCTTCTTCCCTGACCCAGCCGAATCCTTCCTAATCCACAAACGGTGGTCCTTGTTTGGCTTCTTTGACACCCTATGACCAAAATAAATGCAATTTAATTTGGTAACTAGTGAAGAGCATCTCAGAACACATATCATAATCTTGGTAGCAGTTACTGCAAACTGGAGGGCCCACGTAAATCCAAACAATGCAAACAAGTTGTATTCTAATACAAAATGACCTGCAGAAAACCTTCCCTGGGAAACTCCCTCTAGAGCTCTTATTTTAGCTTTGACTGTTCTGCAGTTGTGCCTTTTCTGTATATACACATCAAGTGCTCTTAAATTCATCTCTAGTTATTCAATGAGTGTTAAGATAAGAATGAATGTATGGTCGCTGTATTATTTCTATATGGTATCAGAGTGGTCGATGTTCATGTCCCTCCGGACTAGCTCTATTCCCCTATAGTTGAACATACTTGCTAGTTCAAGTGAGAAAATTGCTCTCTTTATACCATATTGGCGAATCGGATGAGACCAGACACACTGATCTTGACATTTGTTGAATAAATCATCCTGTTTTCTCTAGATATACTCTTTAGCTTACTATGTTTTGTCATAGTGATTCTTCATTTGTTGTAGACTTCTACTTCAAGTGATGATCACTTCACTTCTCTATTTATTCAATGAATGATATGTTAAGTGTATGTTGTCTTATTATATTCTCTCATACATCAAAAAAGGAAGTTTATTCTAGTGTTCATCTGAACTTTTTGTATCACCATCAGGTGAACACAGCTTGCTAGTTCGGCTGAGCAGAAAGATGGTCCACTCTGATACCATTTTGACAAACAGAATAATATCAATCACACTCATCTTGCCATTAAATAGAGGGAGACACAACTCATGGACTTGACATGTGTTTATCAATAATAGAGCATTGACAATCTGGTACAGTTCGAGAAATGAAAGCAGCGTACATAAGGTACTAACTTGAGTGGTTTTCCCTTGACGTATGACATTGCTTAGAGAGGAACGTGGCCACATAGAAGTCAGCTCTTCAACAACAATATCTTAGTTGTATGGCAAAGAACTTAATCTATACGAGGGAATATTTAGAAGATAACAGCAAAAACAACGGTGTTCGTTTATTTTTCCCATGCTACTACTCCTATAATTCCCCTTGTGATGTTCTGGCAACATTTTGAGTCATGTGACATAGATTTGCATCAATGTGGAAATATCCTGAAAGAAATTGGTGTTATAGCACATACCGGTAGTTTGACCTTTGACGGACGTGCGATACACGCTTGATTTTAGGATCAAACTCCACGACATTGTCTCGCCTGACAATAACGCATGCGAGGTCACAGAAGTTGGCTCCTTATAACACAAAATCAGCATGGTCATCGAGGAGAAAAGGGGAGAAACAACATTGAACTATTGGGCCACCTACACCTACCTTCTATACTGTTATAGGGAGCTATGTTCTTGTTTCTCCCCTTTTCCCCTTGATGCACATGCTGAATTTTGTGTTATATGGAGCCAACTCCCACGACCTGACAGACATCTTTGTTAGGCGACACAACGACATGGAGTTTGATCCTGAAATCGAGCGAGTGTACCTCAAGTCTGGCAAACCACTGGTATGTGCTCTACCGACAATTTCTTCTTCCAGGATGTTTCCACATTGGTGCACATGACCCAAAATATTACTAGAACATCATAGAAGGACCTATAGGAATAGTAGCATGGGGAAATGAACAAATATTGTTTACTTTTGTTGTTATCCTCTAGATATGTCCTCAAATGGATTAATAGTCATACaactaaaatatttttggagcTAGCTTCTATGTGACGAGGTTCCTCCCTACACAATGTCCTACATCAAGGGAAAGTCACTCAAATGAATGCTTTATATCTGCTTCTTTCATTTCTCGAACTGGTGTCAATGCTTTTCCTCTTAGATACATACATGCTATGATTCACTCAAGCCCAACAGTAGAAGAATCCTCTCCCCACCCCCCTTCTCGAGCAATAGTTAGATTAGTTTGCTTTGCCATTGTGCTACTTTTGTTATTGTAGATCAAGTGTTCTTCTACCAAATCTACTTATTTATATGACAAGATATAGTCCTTTTGTA contains:
- the LOC109738377 gene encoding pentatricopeptide repeat-containing protein At4g18975, chloroplastic yields the protein MAAGPFALRLGPRLAAPTVASATRGGGRGSGRPTASRALVSKKPNKDHRLWIRKDSAGSGKKALCLVNTVSKLPNEKEAVYGALDRWTAFESEFPIIAAAKALEMLKKRRKWLQIIQVTKWLMSKGQVLTWTTYDTLLLALSMDGRVDEAESIWNTILETYTRSVPKKLFSRMIQIYNTRHLPDKVLEIYADMEELGVRPDEDTTRRVGRAFASSGQEDKQKPVLEKYLKKWKYIHFNGERVRVRRAGPLA